In bacterium, one genomic interval encodes:
- a CDS encoding SprT-like domain-containing protein, protein MGTVRRTRPIPDPHQYELFGKAVEVLATTASAAGTPPPVQSGRRGPRHNPRGLVYDLQQCFDIINDVMFKHELRPPVIRWSRNRWRYTLGLCDIQRRVITMNSALDDARIPEMVVAGVMHHEMLHLYFGITEGPKGGRRFHTPEFRAAERLFPAYTAVEEWLRDHWPLRGRPARKPRPVTSGFLAYLAMMHGSAPTA, encoded by the coding sequence ATGGGAACCGTAAGGCGAACCCGACCGATTCCTGACCCGCATCAGTACGAGCTCTTTGGCAAGGCCGTGGAAGTCCTCGCAACGACGGCCTCAGCGGCTGGAACGCCGCCGCCTGTTCAAAGCGGGCGGCGCGGCCCGCGGCATAACCCGCGCGGGCTTGTTTACGATCTGCAACAGTGCTTTGATATCATTAATGACGTGATGTTCAAGCACGAACTGCGTCCGCCGGTCATTCGGTGGAGCCGCAACCGTTGGCGCTATACACTCGGCCTGTGCGATATTCAGCGGCGCGTGATCACGATGAATTCCGCGCTCGACGATGCACGCATTCCTGAGATGGTGGTCGCGGGAGTGATGCATCACGAGATGCTGCATCTGTATTTTGGCATCACCGAAGGACCGAAAGGTGGACGGCGCTTTCACACGCCTGAGTTTCGCGCGGCGGAACGTCTGTTTCCGGCGTATACTGCGGTCGAAGAGTGGCTGCGAGATCATTGGCCGCTGCGTGGTCGTCCCGCGCGCAAGCCGCGACCGGTGACCAGCGGTTTCTTAGCCTACCTGGCGATGATGCACGGGTCAGCGCCTACGGCGTAG
- a CDS encoding OsmC family protein has translation MKALLRHTGQMAFLAKADSNHWLPLDAGPVSGGGNAATSPIEMLAIAAGGCVSMDVVHILGKSRKSFTRFDMEVEATRAETHPRRILSLHFHAQIDGPELTSADVEKALNLSLAKYCSVTLSLDRSVTLFASFTLNGVPGDEWSVDRNSAIYESPTP, from the coding sequence GTGAAAGCTCTGCTGCGGCACACTGGTCAGATGGCCTTCCTTGCCAAAGCCGATTCCAACCATTGGCTCCCGCTGGACGCCGGCCCGGTTTCGGGGGGCGGAAATGCGGCCACATCGCCAATCGAAATGCTGGCCATCGCCGCAGGCGGGTGCGTCAGCATGGATGTCGTTCATATTCTGGGCAAGAGCCGCAAATCGTTTACGAGGTTCGACATGGAGGTCGAGGCCACGCGCGCCGAAACTCACCCTCGGCGAATTCTGTCGCTTCACTTCCATGCCCAGATAGACGGGCCGGAACTGACGTCCGCTGATGTCGAAAAGGCACTCAACCTGTCGCTGGCAAAGTACTGCTCCGTGACCTTGTCGCTCGACCGGTCCGTTACGCTGTTCGCGTCGTTTACGCTGAATGGCGTGCCCGGTGACGAGTGGAGCGTGGATCGCAACTCCGCGATCTACGAATCGCCTACGCCGTAG